A genomic window from Thermodesulfovibrionales bacterium includes:
- a CDS encoding HPP family protein, with protein sequence MTLKGYFSKMKGGAQSPPGVGWAEVLWSLVGSSIGIGICAYLSARYCEPRDLTLIIGSFGASAVLVYGAIKSPLAQPRNVIGGHILSALAGVASYQLFGGTLWIAAALGVSFAIVVMLITKTLHPPGGATALIAVIGGKKIHDLGFLYALLPAGAGALILLAVALLVNNLSANRRYPEYWF encoded by the coding sequence TCTGAAGGGATATTTCTCGAAGATGAAGGGAGGGGCCCAAAGCCCGCCCGGTGTGGGCTGGGCAGAGGTACTCTGGTCGTTGGTCGGCTCTTCCATAGGCATCGGAATCTGCGCATACCTCTCTGCTCGCTACTGTGAACCGAGGGATCTGACGCTCATCATAGGGTCCTTCGGCGCATCGGCCGTTCTCGTGTACGGGGCGATCAAGAGCCCTCTTGCCCAACCGCGAAACGTTATCGGCGGCCATATCCTCTCGGCCCTCGCCGGTGTGGCAAGCTATCAGCTCTTTGGCGGGACCTTATGGATTGCAGCGGCCCTCGGCGTATCCTTTGCTATCGTTGTGATGCTTATCACGAAGACCCTTCACCCGCCGGGAGGCGCAACCGCGCTGATAGCAGTGATAGGCGGAAAGAAGATACACGACCTCGGCTTCCTCTATGCGTTACTGCCCGCGGGAGCCGGTGCACTCATCCTCCTTGCCGTGGCGCTTCTCGTGAACAACCTCTCGGCGAACAGAAGATATCCCGAGTACTGGTTTTAG
- a CDS encoding acetolactate synthase large subunit encodes MKASDLLIKCLENEGVEYIFGLPGEETLDLMESLRTSTIRFILTRHEQAAAFMADAYGRLTGKAGVCIATLGPGATNLLTGVADAFLDKSPLVAITGQADLKRIHKESHQYIDIVESFKTVTKWNGRIESPEIIPEMVRKAFKVAETEKPGSVHLELPENVAAMEVDEMYATMIAPIRPRRSSPDRQSLRKAAELIEQARFPVILAGHGVVRKSAGARLQKFAELFCIPVVTTFMGKGGITAESECCIGTLGLSNDRQITAVFSKADLVIAAGYDLVEYSPANWNPQLDKKIIHIDFTTSEVDHHYVPEVEIISDIRETLELLEGILSTNKKNECVIALRRDFTEGFEREGTVDTWPPRPPRIIYGIRQVLGASDIVISDVGMCKLWAAKFYPVYRNNTFVLSNGFASMGFSLPSAIAAKLIYPERNVVALSGDGGFMMNLQDLETACRLKLNIVVVIFDDGGYDLIKWKAEKKFGTAYGVDFSNPDFVKLAESFGAIGVRLKSSEEFEGLLRHALTETVPVVIDIPIDYSNNEIIFNRL; translated from the coding sequence ATGAAGGCGTCAGATCTCTTAATCAAGTGTCTCGAAAATGAGGGGGTCGAGTATATATTCGGTCTGCCCGGCGAAGAGACCCTTGACCTCATGGAGTCTCTCAGGACATCGACTATACGTTTCATCCTCACCCGCCACGAGCAGGCGGCTGCGTTTATGGCGGATGCCTACGGACGCCTCACCGGCAAGGCGGGCGTCTGTATCGCAACCCTGGGTCCGGGCGCGACGAACCTTCTCACGGGCGTTGCCGATGCCTTTCTCGACAAGTCTCCCCTCGTGGCGATAACGGGACAGGCCGACCTGAAGAGGATCCACAAGGAATCACATCAGTACATCGATATCGTGGAGAGTTTCAAGACCGTGACCAAGTGGAACGGCAGGATAGAGTCGCCCGAAATAATCCCCGAAATGGTGCGGAAGGCCTTCAAGGTCGCCGAAACGGAAAAGCCGGGCTCGGTGCACCTGGAACTCCCCGAGAACGTGGCCGCCATGGAGGTTGATGAAATGTACGCGACCATGATCGCGCCGATCCGGCCGAGACGAAGCTCACCGGACCGACAGTCCCTCAGAAAGGCGGCAGAGCTTATCGAGCAGGCGCGATTTCCGGTCATACTCGCAGGGCACGGTGTAGTCCGGAAGTCGGCAGGTGCGAGGCTCCAGAAATTCGCAGAGCTCTTCTGCATCCCCGTTGTGACGACCTTCATGGGCAAGGGCGGGATAACCGCAGAAAGCGAGTGCTGCATCGGCACCCTCGGACTGAGCAATGATAGGCAGATCACCGCTGTTTTTTCAAAGGCGGACCTCGTCATCGCCGCGGGCTATGACCTTGTCGAATATTCGCCGGCGAACTGGAACCCGCAACTGGACAAGAAGATCATCCACATCGACTTTACCACGAGCGAGGTCGATCACCACTACGTCCCGGAAGTCGAGATTATTTCCGATATCCGGGAGACCCTGGAACTCCTTGAAGGGATATTGAGTACAAACAAAAAGAACGAATGCGTCATTGCCTTGAGGAGGGACTTCACGGAGGGTTTTGAGAGAGAGGGTACCGTCGACACATGGCCTCCTCGGCCTCCGCGGATTATCTATGGGATCCGGCAGGTTCTCGGGGCGAGCGATATCGTGATATCAGACGTAGGCATGTGCAAGTTGTGGGCGGCAAAATTCTACCCTGTATACCGGAACAACACCTTTGTCCTCTCGAATGGCTTCGCCTCCATGGGATTTTCGCTCCCGTCCGCGATAGCGGCAAAGCTCATCTATCCGGAGCGGAACGTCGTGGCCCTGTCCGGAGACGGCGGGTTCATGATGAATCTCCAGGACCTCGAGACGGCCTGCCGGCTGAAGCTCAATATCGTCGTCGTAATCTTTGACGACGGAGGATACGACCTTATCAAGTGGAAGGCGGAAAAGAAATTCGGCACTGCCTATGGCGTGGATTTTTCGAATCCGGACTTCGTCAAGCTCGCGGAGAGTTTCGGTGCGATCGGGGTCAGACTGAAATCCTCAGAGGAATTCGAAGGCCTCCTGAGGCATGCCCTGACTGAGACCGTGCCCGTTGTTATCGATATCCCGATAGATTACAGCAACAACGAGATTATCTTTAACCGTTTGTGA
- a CDS encoding MOSC domain-containing protein → MNQTAIESLNIGLPKKEVFHGREIVTGICKVPVSGPIVLGELGFEGDGVGDLKHHGGPDKAVCVYSADHYPYWENVFGTRLPSAPFGENLPVSGLREDEVRIGDVFKLGTAVVQVSQPRQPCGTLAIRYGRADIIPLVLDSGRTGFYLRVLEEGVVERSSPFALKERASQGITIAFANRIRHHDRENREAIEAVLEVRALSASWRCVFEDLLKKLSVSGSS, encoded by the coding sequence ATGAATCAGACGGCTATTGAATCGTTAAACATCGGTCTGCCGAAGAAAGAAGTTTTTCATGGCAGGGAGATAGTAACCGGGATCTGCAAGGTTCCCGTTTCTGGACCGATAGTGCTCGGGGAACTTGGATTCGAAGGTGACGGTGTCGGAGATCTAAAACACCACGGCGGGCCTGACAAGGCCGTCTGCGTCTACTCTGCTGATCATTATCCATACTGGGAAAATGTTTTCGGAACGCGACTGCCGTCCGCTCCCTTTGGCGAGAACCTTCCCGTTTCCGGTCTTCGCGAAGACGAGGTCCGTATCGGAGACGTCTTTAAACTCGGAACTGCCGTCGTGCAGGTCTCACAGCCGCGCCAACCCTGCGGCACGCTCGCCATCCGCTACGGCCGGGCCGATATCATACCGCTTGTTTTGGACTCAGGCCGCACGGGATTTTATCTCAGGGTGCTCGAAGAGGGTGTCGTAGAAAGAAGCAGCCCATTCGCCTTAAAAGAGAGAGCCTCACAGGGGATAACGATAGCCTTCGCCAATCGCATTCGTCACCATGACAGGGAGAATCGCGAGGCGATCGAAGCCGTCCTCGAAGTGCGCGCGCTCTCGGCGTCCTGGAGATGCGTTTTCGAAGACCTGTTGAAAAAGCTCTCTGTGAGCGGCTCTTCCTAA
- a CDS encoding ferredoxin, whose amino-acid sequence MEDQVIPYVDYSLCVGCGACAELYPLFFVMRDGKAWIMNHDKFVTEEHRNLIYCCPFGALTVE is encoded by the coding sequence ATGGAAGACCAAGTGATACCGTACGTCGATTACAGCCTGTGCGTCGGTTGCGGCGCATGCGCCGAACTCTATCCTCTGTTCTTCGTGATGAGGGATGGTAAGGCATGGATCATGAACCATGACAAGTTCGTTACCGAGGAGCACAGAAACCTCATCTATTGCTGTCCCTTTGGCGCATTAACGGTAGAATGA
- a CDS encoding cupin domain-containing protein — MELLDLKKLITFYPDRISREMLSDKPEMRIALMCLNPGQKLDPHKAPMRLLMYCVEGKGTFIVGDERMEAGEKTCILCDPMVPHGFEANKGEKLVVMAVVTPAD; from the coding sequence ATGGAACTATTGGATCTCAAGAAGCTCATAACGTTTTACCCTGACAGGATTTCGCGCGAAATGCTCTCAGACAAGCCTGAGATGCGGATCGCCCTCATGTGTCTGAACCCCGGCCAAAAGCTTGACCCACATAAGGCCCCGATGAGATTGCTCATGTATTGTGTGGAAGGCAAAGGAACGTTTATCGTTGGTGACGAACGCATGGAGGCCGGCGAGAAGACCTGTATCCTCTGCGACCCGATGGTCCCCCATGGGTTTGAGGCTAATAAAGGCGAAAAACTCGTTGTCATGGCGGTCGTGACCCCTGCGGATTAG
- a CDS encoding 4Fe-4S binding protein: MRVNTLLKYRRLTQLLFVLFLFLMPVLNILRYDSDARELIILGKVWSLGLKEGLAAAGISGSTYVATHVLLRALLPWVLALSIFPLLGYFLGRFFCGWFCPEGAMFEYVDFLSQRLLGRRSLYGRKPNDPDVMHGNRPLYGILAFFSLLVLPPLAGASLTGYFIAPKTVWGQIVSGHFTFGVKAGIIGVSLYMVITSVFVRHVFCRYICAAGLMQMLFGWVSPRSLRLKMDTARMGECTDCKGCEKACFMDVLPRKNRRDISCVNCGACIAACNKELGEGKGLFHYRFGEGCVVPEGHCGELVRIPSYPLRRE; this comes from the coding sequence ATGCGTGTAAACACATTGCTTAAATACAGAAGGCTGACACAATTGCTCTTCGTGCTTTTCCTCTTCCTCATGCCGGTCCTCAATATCCTCCGGTATGACTCCGACGCCAGGGAGTTGATCATCCTCGGAAAGGTATGGAGCCTTGGGCTGAAAGAGGGGCTCGCGGCGGCCGGCATCTCAGGCTCGACCTATGTTGCAACCCATGTCCTTCTCAGGGCGCTGCTTCCCTGGGTACTCGCCCTATCCATCTTTCCCCTGCTGGGGTACTTCTTGGGGAGGTTTTTCTGCGGATGGTTCTGCCCCGAAGGAGCGATGTTCGAATATGTCGACTTCCTATCCCAGAGGCTCCTCGGCAGGAGAAGCCTCTATGGCAGAAAGCCGAATGACCCCGATGTGATGCATGGCAACAGGCCTCTTTACGGAATTCTCGCGTTTTTCAGTCTTCTCGTGCTGCCTCCCCTTGCCGGCGCATCGCTCACCGGCTATTTCATAGCGCCGAAAACGGTCTGGGGACAGATTGTAAGCGGGCACTTCACCTTCGGCGTAAAGGCGGGCATTATCGGCGTTTCCCTTTACATGGTCATCACGTCGGTTTTCGTGAGACATGTCTTTTGCAGGTATATCTGCGCCGCAGGTTTGATGCAGATGCTCTTCGGCTGGGTCAGCCCCCGCTCTTTGCGGCTAAAAATGGACACGGCGAGGATGGGAGAATGCACGGACTGCAAGGGTTGTGAGAAGGCTTGCTTCATGGATGTGCTGCCGAGGAAGAACAGGCGGGACATCTCCTGCGTTAATTGCGGTGCCTGCATCGCAGCGTGCAATAAAGAGCTCGGCGAAGGTAAGGGGCTCTTCCATTACCGCTTCGGTGAAGGCTGCGTTGTTCCCGAGGGTCATTGCGGCGAGTTGGTCCGCATCCCGTCTTATCCCTTACGGAGAGAGTAA
- a CDS encoding HlyD family efflux transporter periplasmic adaptor subunit, with translation MNDTRLPHPFYRILFRIGGALAALCIVTGCSRPSSNRVQGYVEGEFVYVASPFAGALEVLHVQKGSQVKEGDPLFELDPESEKAARDEADRRLAQARANLEDAKKGKRPTEIDSFEAQVRQAEEALSLSEKELVRQENLFPSGAATAQDVDRARSARDQNRQRVAQAKADLKTALLGSRSDQIKAAEDEVRAREAALARAEWDLSQKSQSSPQAGLVFDTLYREGEWIAAGRPVVSLLPPQNIKVRAFVPETEIGSLHLGDAVRVFVDGLREPFVGKVSFISPRAEYTPPVIYSRETRSKLVFMIEAVFDPKTAVILHPGQPIDLQFGFR, from the coding sequence ATGAACGATACGCGCCTGCCGCATCCCTTTTACAGAATATTATTTCGTATCGGCGGCGCACTCGCGGCGCTCTGCATCGTGACCGGTTGTAGCCGCCCGTCTTCCAACCGGGTGCAGGGCTATGTCGAGGGAGAGTTTGTCTACGTGGCATCGCCTTTTGCGGGCGCCTTGGAAGTGCTCCATGTGCAGAAGGGCTCGCAGGTGAAGGAAGGTGACCCGCTGTTCGAGCTGGACCCCGAGTCTGAAAAAGCTGCGCGGGACGAAGCTGATCGCCGGCTGGCTCAGGCCCGGGCGAACCTTGAAGATGCGAAGAAAGGCAAACGCCCAACGGAAATCGATTCCTTCGAAGCGCAGGTCCGGCAGGCAGAGGAGGCCCTGTCGCTTTCGGAAAAAGAACTCGTGCGACAGGAAAACCTTTTTCCCTCCGGAGCTGCTACCGCGCAAGACGTTGACCGGGCACGTTCCGCAAGGGACCAGAACCGCCAGCGGGTGGCGCAGGCTAAAGCCGACCTGAAGACGGCGCTGCTCGGTTCGCGCAGCGACCAGATCAAGGCGGCTGAGGACGAGGTGAGGGCGCGAGAAGCGGCGCTGGCAAGGGCCGAATGGGACCTTTCCCAGAAGAGTCAGTCCTCGCCGCAAGCCGGGCTGGTCTTTGACACGCTATACCGCGAGGGCGAATGGATCGCAGCAGGCCGTCCGGTCGTCTCGCTGCTGCCTCCGCAGAACATCAAAGTCCGGGCCTTCGTGCCCGAGACTGAGATCGGTTCGCTCCATCTCGGCGATGCGGTGCGGGTCTTTGTGGACGGCTTACGTGAACCCTTCGTCGGAAAGGTGAGCTTCATTTCGCCGCGGGCCGAATATACCCCTCCGGTGATTTACAGCAGGGAGACTCGCAGCAAACTCGTATTCATGATTGAAGCGGTCTTCGATCCGAAAACAGCGGTGATCCTGCATCCCGGGCAGCCGATAGACCTGCAATTCGGTTTCAGATGA
- a CDS encoding ABC transporter ATP-binding protein, translated as MNGDFAIDVQGITKRFGDLTAVNKVSLQVRTGEICGFLGPNGSGKTTFIRMLCGLLRADEGSGRCLGYDIMNESEAIKRQVGYMTQRFSFYEDLSISENLDFVARMYSMSDRREAVNEGIERLGLSERRNQLAGELSGGWKQRLALAACMIHRPKLLLLDEPTAGVDPKARREFWEEIHELAGQGLTFLIATHYMDEAERCHRLAFILNGNLLTQGTVDEVVRKSNLTTWSVSGPDLLRLGEQLRKRPGVEQAVAFGNALHVSGDDTAALEEAIAPFRTEHYEWSQVASGLEDVFIHLMDRSKQGVSS; from the coding sequence ATGAACGGCGACTTCGCCATCGATGTGCAGGGAATCACGAAGCGGTTCGGTGACCTCACTGCCGTCAACAAGGTCAGTCTTCAGGTCCGCACGGGAGAGATCTGCGGATTTCTCGGACCGAACGGGAGCGGCAAGACGACTTTTATCCGGATGCTCTGCGGGCTCCTTCGTGCGGATGAAGGCAGCGGCAGGTGCCTCGGTTATGACATCATGAACGAGAGTGAAGCGATCAAGCGCCAGGTCGGCTATATGACCCAGCGGTTCAGCTTTTATGAGGACTTGAGCATTTCCGAGAACCTCGATTTTGTAGCACGCATGTATTCCATGAGCGATCGCCGCGAAGCCGTGAACGAGGGCATCGAGCGTCTCGGCCTATCGGAACGGAGGAACCAGCTTGCCGGTGAGCTTTCCGGGGGCTGGAAGCAGCGCCTCGCCCTGGCGGCATGCATGATTCACCGGCCGAAGCTGCTACTCCTCGATGAACCGACGGCAGGTGTCGACCCCAAGGCGCGCCGCGAATTCTGGGAGGAGATCCATGAGCTCGCGGGGCAGGGTCTGACATTCCTCATCGCAACGCACTATATGGATGAGGCAGAACGCTGCCATAGGCTTGCCTTTATCCTCAACGGCAATCTCCTCACGCAGGGTACCGTAGACGAGGTTGTACGCAAGTCCAATCTGACGACGTGGTCGGTGAGCGGCCCGGACTTGCTCAGGCTCGGGGAGCAGCTCCGCAAACGACCCGGCGTGGAACAAGCGGTTGCTTTCGGCAACGCGCTCCATGTGAGCGGGGACGACACAGCAGCTCTTGAGGAGGCGATAGCGCCGTTTCGCACGGAGCACTATGAATGGAGTCAAGTTGCCTCGGGGCTCGAGGACGTCTTCATTCACCTCATGGACAGGTCGAAGCAGGGCGTTTCGTCATGA
- a CDS encoding ABC transporter permease yields MRENRFSPARFWAMVVKEFIQMRRDRLTFGMMVGIPLIQLILFGFAINSDPKHLPTAVLLADNGPQGRTLLYAIRDSAYFDLVRRIKTETEGMDALARGEVQFVVNIPENFSRDLLRGDRPSLLVEADATDPAATGIALGALPPLLVSALQNDLKGPLAFLPATDGPIDLRVHALYNPEAVTQYNIVPGLMGVVLTMTMVIITGLAITRERERGTMENLLSMPTRPLEVLIGKIIPYILVGYIQVGLILVASRFLFLVPMVGNLFLLLAVALVFITANLAMGITFSTVAENQLQAVQMAFFFFLPSLLLSGFMFPFRGMPRWAQIVGELFPLTHFLRIVRGILLKGNGFGDVVRQLWQIALFAAIALTIGVKRYRRTLD; encoded by the coding sequence ATGAGAGAGAATCGTTTTTCGCCTGCGCGCTTCTGGGCGATGGTCGTGAAGGAGTTTATTCAGATGCGCCGCGACCGTCTGACTTTCGGAATGATGGTCGGCATCCCCCTCATTCAGTTGATCCTCTTCGGCTTCGCGATCAACTCTGACCCGAAGCATTTACCTACCGCCGTGCTCCTTGCGGACAACGGTCCGCAGGGCCGGACACTGCTCTATGCGATTCGGGACAGCGCATATTTTGATCTGGTCAGGCGGATAAAGACGGAAACCGAGGGGATGGATGCGCTCGCACGGGGTGAAGTCCAGTTTGTCGTAAACATTCCGGAGAATTTCAGCCGCGATCTCCTCCGCGGCGACAGGCCCTCTCTTCTCGTCGAGGCTGACGCCACCGATCCCGCAGCCACGGGCATCGCGCTCGGTGCCCTGCCGCCTCTCCTGGTCTCTGCGCTGCAGAACGATCTCAAGGGCCCGCTCGCCTTTCTCCCCGCCACAGACGGTCCTATTGATCTCCGCGTGCATGCGCTCTACAACCCCGAGGCGGTCACGCAATATAATATCGTTCCCGGGCTGATGGGAGTCGTCCTCACCATGACGATGGTGATAATCACGGGGCTCGCGATCACGCGCGAACGGGAGCGCGGCACCATGGAGAATCTCCTCTCGATGCCGACGCGGCCGCTCGAGGTGCTGATCGGCAAGATCATACCGTATATCCTTGTCGGTTACATTCAGGTTGGGCTGATCCTCGTCGCCTCGCGATTTCTCTTTCTCGTTCCGATGGTCGGTAATCTCTTCCTTCTGCTCGCCGTTGCGCTCGTCTTCATCACCGCGAACCTCGCGATGGGTATCACCTTTTCGACCGTTGCCGAGAATCAGCTCCAGGCCGTGCAGATGGCGTTTTTCTTCTTCTTGCCGTCACTGCTGCTCTCCGGTTTCATGTTCCCTTTCCGCGGTATGCCGCGTTGGGCGCAGATAGTCGGTGAATTATTTCCGCTCACCCATTTTCTGCGGATCGTTCGGGGCATCCTCCTCAAAGGGAACGGATTCGGAGATGTCGTGAGGCAGTTATGGCAAATAGCCCTTTTTGCCGCCATCGCGCTGACGATCGGCGTGAAGCGCTACCGTCGTACGCTGGATTAG
- a CDS encoding CopD family protein, translating into MKLFFTTLSMFLLLPSFLSTSFATTEYARQTGMRCGECHIAAVGGGPLTKAGEQFLADMKIKGLYRPLSKIQKVVRFFIGYIHLLTAIAWFGTIFYVHILLKPAYAARGLPKGELLLGWISIIILSATGILLTVARVPAWNVFYTTRFGILLSIKIFLFLLMVSTAVVVTFFIGPRLKRKLRVRYEADIGRGKQDLTAEELHSFDGKDGKPAFIAYGGKIYDVTQSRLWKDGAHARKHLAGHDLSDALRTAPHAEDKILPMPEVGRLIGEGRKIPKPLPERVFYALAYINLAFVFLITFVVALWRWS; encoded by the coding sequence ATGAAGCTTTTTTTTACGACATTATCGATGTTTCTTCTCCTTCCATCCTTCCTGTCTACTTCATTTGCCACAACGGAATATGCCCGTCAGACAGGAATGCGGTGCGGGGAATGCCATATTGCGGCAGTAGGCGGCGGCCCCCTGACGAAGGCGGGAGAGCAGTTCCTCGCTGATATGAAAATCAAGGGCCTCTACAGACCCCTGTCGAAGATCCAGAAGGTCGTAAGGTTCTTCATCGGCTACATCCATCTCCTCACCGCAATAGCCTGGTTCGGCACGATCTTCTATGTCCATATTCTGCTGAAGCCTGCATATGCCGCTCGGGGACTCCCGAAGGGTGAGCTCCTCCTCGGCTGGATTTCGATCATCATCCTTTCGGCGACGGGTATTCTCCTTACCGTCGCGAGGGTCCCGGCCTGGAATGTCTTCTACACGACGCGTTTCGGTATTCTTCTCAGCATTAAGATCTTCCTCTTCCTGCTCATGGTATCAACAGCGGTGGTCGTCACCTTTTTTATCGGACCGAGGTTGAAACGAAAACTGAGGGTGCGGTACGAGGCAGATATCGGCAGGGGGAAGCAGGACCTGACCGCTGAGGAGTTGCACAGCTTTGACGGAAAGGATGGAAAACCCGCCTTTATCGCCTATGGAGGAAAGATCTACGATGTCACACAGTCACGGCTCTGGAAGGACGGCGCTCATGCGAGGAAACACCTTGCAGGCCATGACCTTTCCGATGCGCTCAGGACGGCACCACACGCCGAAGACAAAATACTCCCGATGCCGGAAGTCGGAAGGCTGATAGGAGAGGGAAGAAAGATACCGAAGCCACTTCCCGAGAGGGTCTTCTATGCACTCGCCTACATAAACCTCGCCTTTGTATTCCTCATAACGTTCGTCGTCGCACTCTGGAGGTGGAGTTAG